A region from the Rosa rugosa chromosome 6, drRosRugo1.1, whole genome shotgun sequence genome encodes:
- the LOC133717385 gene encoding probable aquaporin TIP5-1: MARIALAARFQRVITPNALRSYLAEFISTFFFVFAVVGSMMSSRKLMPDAASDPASLVLVAITNAFALASAVYISASTSGGHVNPAVTFAMAVGGHISVPIALIYWICQMVAAVMACLLLKVTVVGQHVPTYAITEEMTGFGASVLEGVLTFALVYTVYAAGDPRHGALGAMGPLAIGLMAGANVLATGPFSGGSMNPACAFGSAVIAGSFKNQAVYWVGPLIGAAVAGLLYDNVVFPIQDSSTGNADGIVV; the protein is encoded by the exons ATGGCTAGGATTGCGCTGGCTGCTCGATTCCAACGAGTAATTACTCCTAATGCTCTCCGATCTTATCTTGCAGAGTTCATCTCaaccttcttcttcgtcttcgcTGTTGTCGGTTCGATGATGTCCTCCA GAAAGCTGATGCCAGATGCTGCATCAGACCCAGCTAGTCTGGTGTTGGTTGCCATAACCAATGCCTTTGCACTGGCCTCGGCCGTTTACATCTCGGCCTCCACCTCTGGCGGCCATGTAAATCCGGCCGTCACCTTTGCCATGGCCGTTGGAGGTCACATTAGTGTCCCCATTGCCCTCATCTACTGGATTTGCCAAATGGTGGCTGCTGTCATGGCTTGCCTTCTCTTAAAAGTCACTGTTGTTGGACAG CATGTTCCAACATATGCAATTACAGAAGAAATGACAGGATTTGGAGCCTCAGTTTTGGAGGGTGTGCTAACATTTGCACTAGTTTACACTGTTTATGCTGCTGGTGATCCAAGACATGGTGCATTGGGGGCTATGGGGCCCTTAGCCATCGGGCTCATGGCAGGGGCCAATGTATTGGCAACCGGGCCGTTCTCCGGCGGATCCATGAACCCGGCTTGTGCATTCGGGTCTGCAGTCATTGCTGGTAGCTTCAAGAACCAAGCGGTTTACTGGGTCGGGCCGTTGATTGGTGCTGCAGTTGCTGGTCTTTTGTATGACAATGTGGTGTTCCCTATTCAAGATTCGAGTACTGGGAATGCAGATGGAATTGTAGTGTAA
- the LOC133717384 gene encoding putative nitric oxide synthase, with protein MAPKTLSSFLSPFTFTLPNPKLLNLNLHLHPNPTLILCRFSQPHQKTPLSEPQLPQPEGTGAAAPTPGDRFLESRRSFDAAKLLLKEKKKKRLKEKPLKLSTAVACCYGCGAPLQTSEPDAPGYSDPETYALKKKHHQLRTVICGRCKLLSHGHMITAVGGNGGYAGRKQFIMAEQLREKLSHLRYERALIVKLVDIVDFNGSFLARVRDLAGANPIILVITKVDLLPKGTDFNCIGDWVVEATVKKKLNVMSVHLTSSKSLVGVAGVASEIQKEKKGRDVYVMGSANVGKSAFISALLKLMAEKDPVAASAQKYKPIQSAVPGTTLGPIQINAFLGGGKLYDTPGVHLHHRQAAVVHSEDLPSLAPQSRLRGQSLPNSQVSSGNITTWKGNSNDLNGYSIFWGGLVRVDVLKVLPETRLTFYGPKSLQIHMVPTDEADEFYQKQVGVLLTPPTGKERADEWRGLDSQRQLQIKVEDVQRPACDVAISGLGWISIEPICRLLRSSDSNSEKTAGELHLAVHVPKPVEIFVRSPIPVGKSGAEWYQYRELTEKEEEERPKWHY; from the exons ATGGCGCCTAAAAccctctcctccttcctctctccCTTCACCTTCACACTCCCCAACCCCAAGCTCCTCAACCTCAACCTCCACCTCCACCCCAACCCCACTCTCATCCTCTGCCGATTCTCTCAGCCCCACCAGAAAACACCCCTCTCGGAGCCCCAGTTACCCCAACCCGAAGGCACCGGAGCCGCCGCACCCACCCCCGGCGACCGCTTCCTCGAAAGCCGCCGCTCCTTCGACGCGGCTAAGCTCTTgctcaaggaaaagaagaagaagcggcTCAAAGAGAAGCCCTTGAAGCTTTCCACCGCCGTCGCTTGCTGTTACGGTTGCGGAGCTCCGTTACAGACTTCCGAGCCCGACGCCCCGGGTTATTCCGACCCGGAGACCTATGCATTG aagaagaagcaccACCAGCTTAGAACTGTTATATGTGGAAGGTGCAAGCTTCTGTCTCATGGCCACATGATAACTGCTGTGGGTGGGAATGGTGGTTATGCTGGCAGGAAGCAGTTCATCATGGCGGAACAGCTTCGGGAGAAGCTCTCGCATTTGCGCTACGAGAGAGCGTTGATAGTTAAATTG GTTGATATTGTGGACTTCAATGGTAGCTTTTTGGCTCGTGTGCGTGATTTGGCTGGTGCGAATCCCATAATATTAGTCATTACTAAG GTTGATTTACTTCCCAAGGGgactgattttaattgtattggTGATTGGGTTGTGGAGGCCACTGTAAAGAAGAAGCTTAA TGTTATGAGTGTTCATCTAACGAGTTCAAAGTCTTTGGTTGGAGTAGCTGGAGTTGCATCAGAgattcaaaaggaaaagaag GGGCGGGACGTGTATGTTATG GGGTCggcaaatgttgggaaatcagCTTTCATCAGTGCTTTACTGA AACTGATGGCGGAAAAGGATCCAGTTGCTGCATCAGCGCAGAAGTACAAACCAATACAATCTGCTGTTCCTGGAACTACGTTGGGTCCAATTCAAATAAATGCTTTCCTAGGAGGAGGG AAATTATATGATACACCTGGAGTTCACCTCCACCATAGGCAAGCAGCAGTGGTTCATTCAGAAGACCTACCTTCCCTTGCTCCTCAAAGTCGGCTTAGGGGTCAATCTTTGCCT AATTCTCAGGTTTCCTCTGGAAATATAACAACATGGAAAGGCAATTCTAATGATTTGAATGGCTATTCAATATTCTGGGGAGGTCTTGTCAGAGTAGATGTCTTGAAG GTTCTCCCTGAAACACGTTTAACATTTTATGGGCCAAAGAGTCTTCAGATTCATATGGTACCCACTGATGAGGCGGATGAATTTTACCAG AAACAAGTTGGAGTTTTATTGACACCTCCAACTGGGAAAGAAAGGGCAGATGAATGGAGAGGACTCGACTCTCAGCGTCAATTGCAGATAAAAGTTGAAGATGTGCAAAG GCCTGCATGTGATGTGGCTATATCAGGCTTAGGATGGATTAGCATCGAACCTATTTGCAGATTATTGAGAAGTTCTGattcaaattcagaaaaaaCTGCAGGGGAACTGCATTTAGCTGTGCATGTCCCCAAGCCAGTCGAAATATTTGTTAGGTCTCCAATCCCAGTGGGCAAGTCTGGAGCAGAGTGGTACCAGTATCGGGAGTTGACCgaaaaggaagaggaagaaagacCAAAATGGCATTATTGA